Part of the Nicotiana sylvestris chromosome 5, ASM39365v2, whole genome shotgun sequence genome is shown below.
ttgtattgaaagtatcgaacaaaatcttgagcgaTGTCACCTAATATAGgacacttaccaacatcttgacgattatgccattccaaagctgccccattCAAGCTCTCACCAAAATACGTCAttaacaaatcatctttctcgccaacacttctcattttactgcaaaagactctcaaatgggctaccagatccccacgcccatcatacaagttaaattttggcactttaaatccTGTGAAAAGGCGAAcatcaggggacacagacagttctttgtaagccatgctaccctggtctcccattccttgcttgttctctAAGGACTGTTTTATGCCTtttagcctcctgggtatcccatctcacccttctcttcctgtgaacttttcattttcaacatgaggctcatcccgcgggccatgcttgtatgagttggggaccttgtgggcaacctctgaggggtaatgttgggcatcatgagctttgagtgggtggtCATTGTCAGGTATAGTGGATGTGACATGAGGGCACTTTTGGGAAAAGATAGTTGGAgtacgagtgatggagctactaggatGGTTGGAAAAGCTATGATaaacgggtggatctggagagtatggaggatcatctagCATTGggtccggagtttgggtaagggcagcatctaagaagctaggtggtAGTGGGGGTGGTGCCTttccagtcatccaagcctgatacatgtccaccatgtattgtcttaacatctttacctctttaACTAACCCAATGTCATGTTCAAACACCTGCTTCCGGAAACcgatatcaaccaactcagttccgTTGTTGTCTACCATtaccttttgactttatgttgtatagaagagttaccactttaaaaaccacaaaccaaccacccttcttctatgaatataacaaaatgaagtcatcacgttagcattagggcatttaacataagataatctcactttatgtgcaatgcacctagccacagttattggttgtaaaatgacttcgagggtacgaaggtcagttggcatcatcccaatttgttcatttcaatcctctcttttcttcgCTTTTCTAGCccttgcttgatcattttccttcctctttttctaatttcactcttttccttcctcttttaCCATGATGACTACTctaatgagaaaagagaaataaaagaagcaaatcttttttttttctagactgaatgttctataacctactctaaactcaagcttaatgagcatgtgcttttctctctttttttttgaaacaaatactctgtgagaaattattaaggaaaaaacccctacaagagaaaaaattttgattcttttttaggaaggaaatctaaagaataaaccaaagaaaaatatttgaattttcatttgatggtaaaaaaaatctttttgaatttttggaattaatattttaaaagaaaacttttaaagaggtactaaataaaattctctttttttttctttttttcttttgaatttttggtcttaatgtactaaaagaaaatataaaagcaatattaattcaataaaggaaaaccacctcaaatggTTTTTTTATTCCTAGAATTATTattcaaaagaaaacttttaacgGATATATAAAAtgcaatatctttttttttttgagatttttgatttataacacactTTTTCAAATGCAAAACagaaagtacaataataatagaaaaaatcgacattactatacaaaactagaaggtaaaagacgacataaaaaggaaaacagactcaaacgtataaaaataaaagaaaatcttcttttaatccactcctgaatgagcgatcctgactggatggtctcGGAGTGTCTgccatgctcaaactccggtaaatagacccacacctgtatgagaaaattttaaccaacactatgtgagataatATTACTCCTtattagacacatgcaagacatgattgagactatttttgcaaaatgactatgtggccaaaagtggctaaaaatgcaaaatttggctaagaccccgcaaagccaagaacctaagatttactaggaagaccagaccctatgtgggttgcctacgtatcacaccCCGAAAGAGGAGAATCAGGTAtgcatagttcgggcagattggatacgggcaagaaataaaaataacaactaattcagagaaataaatattttttgtcttttattttgaaaaaaatgatgaaacatgtaagcATCTTTTGGATGTTCTTTTCtacttttttttgattttttcctttttttttaaaaaaaaaatgacggGGAAAATGCAaactctttttttggatttttctttattttcaatttttttggttttttttgaaaaggtgtgcaagaaaattataactgggccccacttgcttcatttttatacttcaacctcttttcttttgcattttattctttttccatttgccctcaactatcattggtctgcTAAATGACCCTTTTatccttgaagaaatgcaacatgtagcacataggatgcatcaagatggtctgttattttgggtacacctgtcctagacagacccaacccctgtgttgattCCCCAAAATCAGATGCACGTGATGAAAAAAAAGCGTTCCTACTATGGATCCGACATGagactatgttattctaggtttaaaaacctgagtttatttgttctagacctggtttacccgagcggacagctcgagctcgagccggggggagggggcagcgtaccgggaatacagaagcttcaccggctttgcaacttgtccgaacctcgttctaaaattggaatatgactctaacagaaaataagtcacacgaagtgcacactttccagatgatttagaatactcagagagaggagggtttcgtaataatttatatacagttcaaatagtatcaaaacggtaaaaggtgacatttaacacattaggcccaaacatatgaataaaaccagataataaataaggtcaaatataacaattattctaagctcgaattcttgaaccctgaaccagagattctgggttcttgatccccagtggagtcgccagagctgtcaaaCCTCCTTATTCCTACACCTCGAAAGGGTGTAAGagaattttttccaatttaagtgacaatcgaaacgagattattatatttaaaattcagagtcgcaacttgggataatttatggtgtcccaagtcatcggttcaaatcccaaatcgaagaaaagattgactctgtttacgGTCTACGGACACAGGAATCCGggaaaggaattctgttaacctgggagaatgtgttaggcattcccgagtttcgtggttctagcacggtcgctcaactgttataattggcctattatctgatttgaatacatgttttagcctatggtacattttaacttattagccgcctTTAATtagttttaggaagattcaacgttatctagAACACGTCTTGGaccacaccacatgaaatgcacccgtggtccacaaaacattttatttaacgttgttgagattttgatttgggtcacatgaaatgcacacccgagtttaaggaaattaatttaaattgcgtgcctaaagcaactactcactttcaagtttgcgagggccatggagaattcaactaatggcacacccCGATTTAAAGAGTTCCAATTAATTAtttgagggccatgggttatctAATTTTTGTactatggcacacctcaattttaattttaaagaaTATTCGCACTaatcttttgagggccataaactattggcgttatttaatatggcaCCCTTCACTTAAGTAAagaattattttaaaacaaacaCAATTTGAAACTATTACTTGTATAGCCACTGAAGTTACACCGGATTTTCACACATTTGAGCAAGTCCAATCCTAACTATAAAAAATTAGTACGAACTCTATCCTACCCCTTTTCCATGACCTCATATTCATCATAGCAAATTTAAACTAAATACAATAATCTTCCAAAATAAACATAACGTCCTAGCATTTAGGAACAGTGAATAAGAGAACTAATAGTAAgggaaaaagtaaaagaaaatggacAAATAACAAGACATTTAACAAACATTAAGGTCAATTAATCAACACAGATCCACGAAAATCATGCAATTATCAGAATCATATTCCACTCATCACAGCTTGAATGTATTAAGAAAACATCAACATTTAGAACCCAAATCGGGACGACGAACGGACCTCAAACGGAAATGAAGAACGACGGCCTCAAACGTAAATCTCCATGACCAGAAATTGAAAGCGAAAACCTGTTTTGAAGAGCTGGAGCTTTTGAGTTCGGGTGTTTTTCGCTGGGAGATGGGGTTCTTGGAGTGGAGGTCCGGTGATTTGGTGGAGGTCTACGGCGGTTCCGAGTTCGCTGGTTCTCCATGCATGTGCGTCTGTTCTCCGACAGGCTATTGGTTCAGTGGAGGTGGCTGGAGATAGGTCTTGCCGACGGATTTGGGTGTATTAGCATTCAGGGGTCGTTGGTTAGAGGTAAGGCTGGGGCTAGATgttttttaaagaagaagaaatcaaaAAAGGGGGGTGGGTGGGCTGAAGAAGACGATGATCTTCAGGGGGTGGGGGTCGTTATTTTTTGTGAAAAAGCTGTGCAGTTTTTGTCTTTTTCAGCCTTCTCCtccttttttttttagattttaagCATTACTTTatatgtagagtctaggtttaggtgtatttttgtgtattttgtcaATTAGTCTCTAGGactttttgtgttaagtccttggggtcttttttatttatttttgttccaaagaagagtctagaagggcccctaggcttaatggactaatccgatttgggccaagaattgggctCTAAAACTCTTTAAATTGTGATCCAACATCTTAATTGACTCCTTTtaaaaattagataaaaatactacacaatccaAAAGCTAagatgaaactattatatattttttgtattttcaagattatgtaaagataaaaataaggtactatttttgtatatttttttatttaaatttatgaaagatacgtaagctaaaatattattttgtaatttttcatttttatgacgaaaataaagtaaagaagtcaaaaatagttgaaatagctatattaggcctaaattaaatatttacgtgctaaaatatgaaaaatcacggggagggtcaaaaatcacatgtctacagctgcccctctttgattggaaacacgaagagtttttagAAATAGAACGACTAGATAGGtttttgacctgacccttatttggagagactaaaactaagagagaggggaatgtgaccgagccctggtatctgggctgcataaatatccttggctataaaggaatcaggccacgtgtaattcagaagtgagtgagatgatggagtatacccaggtggagagccggtcgaggtgccgttctgtCAAGGTTCCGATTCCACGGTCCTgatgttacatcaaaaatcaaatcatgaaaaagactagctaagcctgtcaactacgagttacaagattcctatctataaatcttctgaagcttgatcttgagtcttgaatggatcttcatgcagactttggatttgaaccttgatgcttgctagctacaggtgctactgcttactgacttccttattacaccatgacaaaataaaagaagctagactaaactatgatctatgcattacaaggatcctatctatatcttcaaacttgatcttgtaattcctattgccttgttgacttgtattttctagatgaagtccctttgttgccgacttgaattgtgaTCTGAAacactttcccttttcttcagttggatgcctgattgctgaactagaattataatctgagatgctttccttttctccagatggacgcctgattgccaaaatatgaactgtattcccgtgctctccaggtggacgtctgattgctgaacttaaactgtattcccgtgctctccaggtcggcgcctgattgctgaacttgaactatattcccgtgctctctaggtgggcgcctgattgctgaacttgaactgtattcccgtgctctccagttgggcgcctgattgctgaacttgaactgtattgccgtgctctccaggtgggcacctgattgctgaacttgaaccgtattcccgtgctctccaggtgggcgcctgattgctgaacttgaactgtattcccgtgctctccaggtgggcacctgattgctgaacttgaattgtattcccatgctctccaggtaggcgcctgatttctaaacttgaactgtattcccgtgctctccaggtgtgCACCttattgctgaacttgaactgtattcccgtgctctccaggtgggcgcctgattgctgaatttgaactgtattcccatgctctctaggtgggcgcctaactgctaaacttgaactgtattgggcacctgatttcaacaaaatagacataACAAAGAAcattttctgtcccagtttggtagttgggcacatctgtgaggGTTAAACTGAATAATGTTACCAAATATTCTAAGAATCTGAAAGCTAAATTCCATTATCAAGGAAGGTCCTGataactcctagttaaatgacagttttaaatttaaattatatcttctaaaggtattacttccgctacatcttgttatctaatggaaatcttaaagctagatcccattattcaggagggtcctgaaaactcctaattgattcctatctcaaacatgcaaactttgaaaacaTATTATATTCTTTGGGgtatatttatgctagattttactactcatgattgttttgaattttaaactaggtcccatttttcaggaaggtcctgagaatttacggtcaaatttgtctggtgcttgcctttccttacggagggtttctctgaaacaaaTGAAATTTCTGCCCCTGttccaatcaaagaaaaatcttgtcagtttaaaaatatggtggttggtttgtggccttgactttgagggcgattgctccttcacttcccatgatatcTTTGATTTCTACTCGAAAACCTTGCTTGTTCATTGACTAAtcactttctttgtcaatcttatcacagaaaatacctttgatccattcACCTAACACTCTCCATCTGTTGCactgttcatgaattgatatataccaaacatttgtatttcacatggatcccaaagcatgttgattgttatcaactcagtgcgcttgttgttctttcttaacttatgacactttgatgtgctagccagatcccgttttgtgcaattggaaagttggtggcaaattttgaagtcatttctcacttgttctgaccaaatagacttaagaagaggaagtaaacaagacaaaaggaacaaagtaaaggacaatggaaagagatgattcctaacaagaaaactacaaagtagaaacctatcaaatgtggataccaactctaataaccatgacatgcacctatggatattctgtcaagcaagtatgatgttcaactcctgttatacctcCAAGCTgcgaaactgggcttcaatgctctgattatccaatctgattcacaatctcgacttgtagtgcccgaagggttttcaccatcaagccactctcattttttttctttctctcaacttacagtCGCCTCAAGATGCTCGTGAAGGTtctcaccaataagactctctcattttgctggAATGTTACCCCTGATATGATTTACCTCTACTTGCTCGCCTCGACATCTCTCGAAGActaatcggaaggtctttctctggaccgtaatgtgggcttttggatggggctagaaagaaagggtatcaaaaggctcaaaacaaactCAGccgggttcaaaattacaacttttggaaccagattttctcacaacaaccacaacttctgccccagtttcattgcttggggacttttggatttttattttgatgggaccaaaccgtgagcctgcctacgtatccttaaaaggaatcaggtcgaacgtagttcatgccataggaattactttgtttgttgtgatttttcttttctttttctttctcttcttttcttccttttgtttttctttttgttgttttttcctctctttttttttcttctcttcattcttttctttctctcttcattcttttctttctctttttctctttgtcCTTTACTTACATTTTGCACATGCGTTTCTGAACTTTACTACTGATTCctaaagaggggtatgaaaaagaaataaataaggctcaaaaagagtaacaaaggataaagtgtttagatagcagaacaaaataccttcgtcattccaatcttcaaaacatgccaagtacaaacaaacacaacttaACCAAAGGAATCATACATgatatcttttgaccgcatcagaattgatagccatttctacacatttgccttctacatccattaaatataaagcaccattggacaacactctcactctcattaccatgaaTGCCCCCCTGCAAATTTGGGgagaacttgcctttagcttcgacccgatgcggcatgatgcatttcaatagggtttctttatgttctatctacccagtttcacacaattcgagcttgaagtgatctcaaaatgcctttgcTTATTTCCCCTCGCATGTCCTTACATTTTCAAAATTGCTTCATTCCTTCATAACTAAATTGACTTTTAAAACTAGGCTGagaattatgtgtgcatgtcatgtcactagagtcaacaggaaaagaactataaaagaaaagagaactaaacaaaaaatgactagcagttacagaaaacagaaaattacatTAGACAGTTGGTGAAAggatttgaacaacaaaacaagcaaactaaactggggttacaaacctagaacaaacttagacaacactaaacgagctgcTACGACTAAacaactaggcaaaataaaaggatagaagggtttgaatcacaagacaatatccaaattacaaccctgcaaataacccgaacaatagaaatgacaacaaaataaaccaccaaaactcctccctggctaaccaagaaaaaATCGTCATTCCAATCACCAAACTCAGCATCTTAGCtactgacttctgcatcaacaatactaggatcttcacaagtctccatcgcattgttcttaacaaattgcttttgggttccctatGCCTGCTCGTTtttaggatcaacctctgatagcgctgaaagcttcaTAGCGCGTGGACCTCCAAGGaactcagaagaattctcatattccttttcaataTAAATCATACctaccatatgcgtctcattacacacaggcgatggcccttggctagtgtctgctgcatctggattttgcacgacaatgtcacttgtatcaataagcttctgaattgctttcttcatatgtcaacacttctctatgtcatgccccggggcatctgagcaatatgcgcacctttgagaaaaatcaaacttctttagaagagggtttgacatttttatttgaatcggcttcaacatgtccaatttccttagcctctagaacagactggcatatgactctcccaatgaaGTGAGGGTTTTCTTTCTCTACAATCTCTCATtattaaatgcttgattgggccggaaacctgatccaggagggtttcgataggctcgtgggggcgggtaagacatttggggaagtggtgtgggccatcgcgggccttgtgggtgtggagcatatggtggtccATTGTGGacagggtactgggaaagtgatgtatgactttgggagttctgtggagagaagtagcattggggagggtcatctggtgcacaaggatatccacggggacgatgtcgaggctggaagtgttgagcaGGAAGGCCCATcagatcatcttttctatttctctatCTTCCACCCAAACTAGctaggatgttctgaatgtctttcgtagtatctttcaatgccgaataactcatgattttgcctgacttgattccctcttctaccatctcccccatttttaacacatcattgaaaggcttaccCAAGGTCGGGATCAAATGAGTGAAGTAGGTTGGtgcctgggcttgtaggaaaagctcaaccacttctttttcaccaatcggggtactgACTTGAGAAACTTTCTCCCTCCATCtaagcccaaactccctaaagctttcctccgacttcttttccattctagataggtaagagcggtctggggtaacaccgtatttgtattgaaagtatcgaacaaaatcttgatccATGTCACCCattgtaggccacttaccaacatcttgacgattatgccattccaaagctgccccagtcaagctctcaccaaaatacgccatcaacaaatcatctttctcgccaacacttctcattttactgcaaaagACCCTCAAATAGGCTACCGGATCCccacgcccatcatacaagttaaattttggcactttaaatccctcagaaaggcgaacgtcaggggacacagacagttccttgtaagccatgctaccctggtctcccattccttgcttgttctctaaggactgttctatgccttttagCCTCCTGGTATCCCATCTTGTCCTtctcttcctgtgaacttttcattttcaacatgaggctcatcccgcGAGCCCTGCTTGTATAAGTTGGGGACATTGTGGGCAACCTCTAAGGGGTAAtgttgggcatcatgagctttgagtgagtGTTCATTGTCGGGGATAGTGGATGTGACATGAGGGCACTTATGGGAAAAGATAGTTGGAGGACgcgtgatggagctactagggtggttggaaaagctatgataagcgggtggatctggagagtatggaggatcatctagCTTTGggtccggagtttgggtaagggcagcatctaggaagctaggtggtggtgggggtggtgccttcccagtcatccaagcctgatacatgtccgtcatgtgttgtcttaacatctttaccttTTTAACCAACCCATTGTCATGTTCAAacaactgctttcgggcaccggtatcaaccaactcagttctgttgttgtctgtcattgccttttgactttatgttgtagagaagagttaccactttaaaaaccacaaaccaaccacccttctgctatgaatataacaaaatgaagccatcacgttagcgttagggcatttaacataagataatctcactttcacctagccacaattatcggttctaaaatgacttcgagggtacgaaggtcagTTGGCGTCATCCCAATTTATTCATTtcaatcctctcttttcttcacttttctagcacttgcttgatcattttccttcctctttttctaatttcactcttttcttacctctcatttctcacatccctcaatttcatctctttttttctcttttttttttcctttttctttttcttttccttttcttttaataaaataaaataaaaaaataattcgatcgaaccctatgtaggttgcctacgtatcatgaccccacatgaatcagatctttgcgtagttcgggaagatcaggaataaagaaaataaactgacattctattttcttttttttccatgaTGACAACTCTAatgagaaaagagaaacaaaataagCAAATCTCTTTTTTCTAGActgaatgttctataacctactctaaactcaagcttaacgagcatgtctttttttttttgaaacaaacactctatgggaaattattaaggaaaaaactcctacaagagaaaaaaatttgattcttttttaggaagaaaatctaaagaataaaccaaaaaaaaatatttgaattttcatttgatggtaaaaaaaatctttttgagtttttggaattaatatcttaaaataaaacttttaaagaggtactaaataAAATTctcgtttttttcttctttttttttttttgaatttttggtcttaatgtactaaaagaaaatataaaagcaatattaattcaataaaggaaaaccacctcaaatggTTTTTTAttcctagaattagtattctaaagaaaacttctaacggaaatataaaatgcaatatctctttttttttggattttttatttataACACACCTTTTCAAATGCATAACagaaagtacaataataatagaaaaactcgacattactatacaaaactagaaggtaaaagacgacataaaatggaaaacagactcaaaacgtataaaaagaaaagaaaatcttcttttaatctac
Proteins encoded:
- the LOC138869589 gene encoding uncharacterized protein; this translates as MGDQGSMAYKELSVSPDVRLSEGFKVPKFNLYDGRGDPVAYLRVFCSKMRSVGEKDDLLMAYFGESLTGAALEWHNRQDVGKWPTMGDMDQDFVRYFQYKYGVTPDRSYLSRMEKKSEESFREFGLRWREKVSQVSTPIGEKEVVELFLQAQAPTYFTHLIPTLGKPFNDVLKMGEMVEEGIKSDAADTSQGPSPVCNETHMVGMIYIEKEYENSSEFLGGPRAMKLSALSEVDPKNEQA